In Silene latifolia isolate original U9 population chromosome 3, ASM4854445v1, whole genome shotgun sequence, a single window of DNA contains:
- the LOC141647478 gene encoding uncharacterized protein LOC141647478, translating into MGSEGPATSPVTVHVTGFKKFHGVSENPTETIVGDLFEYMEEKGLPQGIILGSCNILETAGHGAVVPLHQTLQSAITNKFSGFPNTGRVIWLHLGVNSGATQFAVENQAVNEATFRCPDEMGWKPQRVPIIPTDGEISKIRQTSLPVDEITAALKAKGYDVMRSDDAGRFVCNFVYYHSLWFAEQNGIISLFVHVPLFSTIDRKTQMQFVASLLEVLASLP; encoded by the exons ATGGGGTCAGAAGGGCCTGCAACATCACCAGTAACAGTTCATGTAACCGGCTTTAAGAAATTTCATGGAGTTTCGGAGAATCCAACAGAGACAATTGTTGGGGATCTTTTTGAGTACATGGAGGAAAAGGGCTTACCCCAAGGTATAATTCTTGGGAGCTGCAATATTCTTGAGACGGCGGGACATGGAGCAGTTGTTCCCCTTCACCAAACACTGCAATCTGCCATTACCAATAAGTTTTCTGGATTCCCAAATACGGGGAGAGTTATTTGG TTGCATTTAGGAGTAAATAGTGGTGCCACACAATTTGCCGTTGAGAATCAAGCTGTCAATGAGGCCACTTTCCGTTGCCCTGATGAAATGGGTTGGAAACCTCAG AGAGTCCCGATTATTCCCACGGATGGAGAGATCTCGAAAATACGACAG ACGTCCCTCCCGGTTGATGAGATTACAGCAGCTCTGAAAGCAAAGGGTTATGATGTGATGAGATCAGATGATGCAGGTCGCTTTGTGTGTAACTTCGTATATTATCATTCGCTCTGGTTTGCCGAGCAAAATGGGATAATTTCCCTATTTGTACATGTACCTCTCTTCTCAACTATAGACCGAAAAACTCAAATGCAGTTCGTAGCATCGTTACTAGAGGTACTTGCATCTTTACCCTAG